Genomic segment of Anaerosporomusa subterranea:
TGCTAAAATACTTCTTCCCTCAACTAGCATCAAGTCTCATAGGTAACAAAGCCTGCGCTTGCTTCCTCGGGGTGCCTAGTGATGCTATCAAACTCAGCGCTTCATTTTGCTAAATTGTCTCATAGTTAACAACACCTCGACCTTTCTCAACGGCCTGAAGAATAGATCTCAACAAGGATTACAAAAAAAATCAGTCAGTCTTTACAGACTGACCGCACTGTTCAAAATATTATACAAATCAAGCCGCCGCTGCCTTCGTTAACAATCTTTTGCAACGTTTCTTGCATCTTATGCTGCGCATTTTCCGGCATGTTTGTGACTTTGTTTTGAATGCCTTCACGGACGAGTGAATTGAGTGATTTGCCAAACAGGTTCGTTCTCCAGATTTTTTCCGGCTCGCCTTCAAATTCTCGCATCAGATATTGGATAAGCTCTTCACTCTGGCGCTCTGTGCCGATGATCGGCGATATTTCGGCTTGAACGTCGGTGCGAATCATATGAATAGCCGGGGCAGATGCTTTTAGCTTAACACCGAAGCGATTGCCAGTACGGATAATCTCAGGCTCTTCGAGTACCATTTCATCAAGTTGCGGTTGGACGATACCATAGCCGCTTTGACGAACTTCTTCGAGCGCGGTGGCGAATTTATCGTATTCTCGCTTGGCGACTGACAGATCCTGCATCAGCTTTAGGAGTTGATGCTCACCGGCGATAGAGAAGCCTGACAATTCCTCGAGTACCTGGTAGAACAGAGTCGATTGAGTCGTTAGCTCGATGACAGCTATACCATTACCCAGATCCATATCATGTAGGATCACATCTTCTACAATGTCAGAACCAGACAGTTCATCAATTGCGCTGTCGATGTCACGCAGTCTGTGAATATGTTGTACTACATTTTCGACCAGAGTGGTGAATTTACCGTGCAACCAGTGCTCAGCTTCAAGTTCATCAACCCACTGTGGCAGACTGATTTTAACTTCTTTGACTGGGAATTCGTAGAGGACTTCTTGGAGGATGCCAAAGATGTCATCTTGGCTGAGTTGGGCGCAATCTGTTGGAATGACTGGTACGTCATATTTGTCTTCAAGTTGAGCAACCAGTTCGCGGGTTTCTTTAGCAAAAGCAGTTTTCGTATTGAGGATGACGAGAAACGGTTTATGTAGAGCTTTTAGTTCTTCAATCACCCGTTCTTCAGCTGGTATATATTGATCACGTGTTAAATCAGTCACCGTGCCATCAGTGGTAACAACTAAGCCAATGGTAGAATGCTCGGT
This window contains:
- the spoIVA gene encoding stage IV sporulation protein A, which translates into the protein MEKFDLFRDIAERTGGDIYIGVVGPVRTGKSTFIKRFMETMVLPNISDPYEKERAKDELPQSAAGKTIMTTEPKFIPNEAVEINVKDNISVRVRVVDCVGYSVEGALGYEEDEGPRMVLTPWFDYEIPFQEAAEIGTRKVITEHSTIGLVVTTDGTVTDLTRDQYIPAEERVIEELKALHKPFLVILNTKTAFAKETRELVAQLEDKYDVPVIPTDCAQLSQDDIFGILQEVLYEFPVKEVKISLPQWVDELEAEHWLHGKFTTLVENVVQHIHRLRDIDSAIDELSGSDIVEDVILHDMDLGNGIAVIELTTQSTLFYQVLEELSGFSIAGEHQLLKLMQDLSVAKREYDKFATALEEVRQSGYGIVQPQLDEMVLEEPEIIRTGNRFGVKLKASAPAIHMIRTDVQAEISPIIGTERQSEELIQYLMREFEGEPEKIWRTNLFGKSLNSLVREGIQNKVTNMPENAQHKMQETLQKIVNEGSGGLICIIF